A single genomic interval of halophilic archaeon DL31 harbors:
- a CDS encoding O-succinylbenzoate-CoA ligase (TIGRFAM: O-succinylbenzoate-CoA ligase~KEGG: hbo:Hbor_18630 O-succinylbenzoate-CoA ligase~PFAM: AMP-dependent synthetase/ligase), producing the protein MQDWLAHRARATPGREALVNAGSGNAWSYATLNETVEEMAGRLHALDVEESDHVAAVLGTGVEAVCLIHAAMRLGTTLVPLSPDFTAPELQERIERADAHAVVCDAGTGETVRETAETLDSNLPVLTIDEANWSGATSLADAYPVEFTPAEWAREDVQLLLFTSGTTGKPKAVQLTMGNLLASAAASAFRLGIDPTDRWLVPLSLHHMGGIAPVLRSTLYGTTAIIRSSFDAGGTVDDLRSFDATCVSLVPTMLRRMLSARGTLPDRLRFVLVGGAPCPEELIDRCRDFSVPVCPTYGMTETASQIATARHREAYETPGSVGRPLLWTDVTVVDETGSPVPSGESGELVVNGPTVTPGYYDDHAVTSEAIGSYGLHTGDVGYQDEDGRLYVLNRLDDRILTGGENVDPGEIVDALRAHEAVVDASVVGIPDEQWGEQVAALVVPDEEQPELKALEAFLRERLAGFKLPRTIGFAEELPRTVSGTVERDAVREQLVEGGTKTNDRTMPSGRAASSDRIAAIEGIDDEEQRLNVEAEAASEPNDDDAENDLQAVLDDSSKQGPEGMERPTGETAAEDVRAPPERRGTAALSGDTGSVVDGTGSSVTAEPGAALGTERVSPENPADEPDEEAVSVDPDADQRADEAEGETVDEEAAELGEDGN; encoded by the coding sequence ATGCAAGACTGGCTCGCCCACCGAGCCCGCGCCACCCCCGGCCGGGAGGCGCTCGTCAATGCCGGTTCGGGCAACGCCTGGTCGTATGCGACGCTCAACGAGACTGTCGAGGAGATGGCTGGCCGGCTCCACGCGCTGGACGTCGAGGAGAGTGACCACGTGGCAGCAGTGCTCGGGACGGGTGTCGAGGCGGTCTGTCTTATCCACGCCGCGATGCGCTTGGGAACGACGCTGGTCCCGCTCTCACCGGATTTCACCGCGCCCGAGCTCCAGGAACGCATCGAGCGGGCGGACGCCCACGCAGTCGTCTGTGATGCGGGCACCGGGGAAACGGTCCGAGAGACTGCAGAGACGCTCGACAGCAATCTTCCGGTGCTCACCATCGACGAGGCCAACTGGAGCGGCGCAACATCGTTGGCCGACGCCTACCCCGTCGAGTTCACCCCGGCTGAGTGGGCTCGTGAAGACGTCCAGTTGCTGCTGTTTACCTCTGGAACCACCGGGAAACCGAAGGCCGTCCAACTCACGATGGGGAACCTACTCGCGAGTGCGGCTGCGAGCGCGTTCAGACTCGGAATCGACCCGACTGACCGGTGGCTTGTCCCGCTCTCGCTTCACCACATGGGTGGAATCGCGCCCGTGCTGCGGTCGACGCTCTACGGCACGACCGCCATCATCCGCTCGTCGTTCGACGCCGGTGGCACCGTCGACGACCTGCGCAGCTTCGACGCGACCTGCGTCTCGCTAGTGCCGACCATGCTCCGCCGGATGCTCTCGGCCCGAGGGACGCTGCCTGACCGTCTCCGATTCGTGCTCGTCGGCGGCGCTCCGTGTCCCGAGGAGCTCATCGACCGGTGTCGGGATTTCTCAGTGCCGGTTTGCCCGACGTATGGTATGACTGAAACCGCCTCTCAGATCGCTACGGCACGACACCGCGAGGCCTACGAGACCCCCGGCTCGGTCGGTCGGCCGCTGCTCTGGACGGACGTGACCGTCGTCGACGAAACCGGCTCACCAGTACCGTCGGGTGAGTCCGGCGAACTCGTCGTCAACGGGCCGACCGTCACCCCCGGCTACTACGACGACCACGCTGTCACTAGCGAAGCCATTGGCTCGTACGGGCTCCACACCGGCGACGTTGGCTATCAGGACGAGGACGGCCGACTGTACGTGTTGAATCGGCTCGACGACCGCATCCTGACCGGAGGCGAGAACGTGGACCCCGGCGAAATCGTCGATGCGCTCCGGGCCCACGAAGCAGTTGTAGATGCGTCAGTCGTTGGGATCCCCGACGAGCAGTGGGGTGAACAAGTCGCCGCGCTCGTCGTGCCGGACGAAGAGCAGCCGGAACTCAAGGCACTGGAGGCGTTCCTCCGCGAGCGGCTGGCGGGGTTCAAACTCCCGCGAACTATCGGCTTCGCCGAGGAACTGCCCCGGACTGTCTCGGGGACTGTCGAGCGTGATGCCGTGCGCGAGCAGTTGGTGGAGGGGGGCACCAAGACCAACGACCGAACGATGCCGAGCGGGAGGGCCGCGAGCAGCGACCGAATCGCCGCTATCGAAGGTATCGACGACGAGGAGCAGCGCCTGAACGTAGAAGCGGAGGCGGCGTCCGAACCGAACGACGATGACGCGGAGAACGATCTCCAGGCGGTACTCGACGACTCCTCGAAACAGGGCCCAGAGGGGATGGAACGTCCGACCGGCGAGACAGCAGCTGAAGACGTTCGGGCTCCACCGGAGCGACGCGGAACCGCAGCGCTCTCAGGCGACACCGGGTCAGTCGTGGACGGAACCGGGTCATCTGTCACAGCGGAGCCCGGCGCCGCGCTCGGTACAGAGCGGGTCAGCCCGGAAAACCCAGCAGATGAGCCTGATGAAGAAGCTGTTTCCGTGGATCCCGATGCCGATCAGAGAGCGGATGAGGCGGAGGGCGAGACGGTCGACGAGGAAGCAGCCGAACTGGGCGAAGACGGAAACTGA
- a CDS encoding hypothetical protein (KEGG: hma:rrnAC1293 hypothetical protein), translated as MIGGLFTVAAIVMLVSTAGGGGWLVAGGPLQGHAEAPATVNPDTAAEHGFAEPTVEEVEIQETITAGGVEKRVNVTGYVAATGTQDGAVQVLLLTLPGWDVAGVTANPLAYVPLKQAVRHVLPQLPMETPEVTWEGESSMELGGQTVTAGEYTVEGQEMQLVVARRTIEGDPVFAVGAYGADQPDSRDRIEALFAEVTHD; from the coding sequence ATGATTGGGGGGCTGTTCACCGTCGCCGCCATCGTCATGTTGGTGAGCACCGCCGGTGGCGGGGGGTGGCTCGTCGCCGGCGGCCCGCTGCAGGGCCACGCCGAGGCACCAGCGACCGTCAACCCCGATACCGCGGCCGAGCATGGCTTCGCTGAGCCAACTGTGGAGGAGGTCGAGATTCAGGAAACCATCACAGCCGGCGGGGTCGAAAAGCGCGTGAACGTCACGGGCTACGTCGCCGCCACGGGGACACAGGACGGGGCTGTGCAGGTGTTGCTGTTGACACTGCCGGGCTGGGACGTTGCTGGCGTCACGGCGAACCCCCTCGCGTATGTCCCGCTGAAGCAAGCGGTTCGGCACGTTCTTCCGCAGCTCCCGATGGAGACGCCCGAAGTGACGTGGGAGGGTGAGTCGAGTATGGAACTCGGTGGGCAGACTGTCACGGCCGGCGAGTACACCGTGGAGGGACAGGAGATGCAGCTCGTCGTCGCCCGCCGAACTATCGAGGGCGACCCGGTGTTTGCCGTCGGGGCGTACGGTGCAGACCAACCGGATTCCCGGGACCGTATCGAGGCGTTGTTCGCCGAAGTCACCCACGACTGA
- a CDS encoding methylmalonyl-CoA epimerase (KEGG: nmg:Nmag_0555 methylmalonyl-CoA epimerase~TIGRFAM: Methylmalonyl-CoA epimerase~PFAM: Glyoxalase/bleomycin resistance protein/dioxygenase), with amino-acid sequence MEFDHAGIATADAAETAALFTDLLGAENVHEETDENRGMRFVFLDLGNGYLELIEPLGDGGSIATYLESDGPGIHHLAFATDDASAALDRARESGIQTLDDEPRPGAWGHDIAFLHPRDTAGVLVEFVEH; translated from the coding sequence ATGGAGTTCGACCACGCCGGCATCGCGACCGCCGACGCCGCCGAGACCGCCGCGCTGTTCACCGACCTGCTGGGCGCCGAGAACGTCCACGAGGAAACCGACGAGAACCGAGGCATGCGCTTCGTCTTCCTCGACCTCGGCAACGGCTATCTGGAACTTATCGAACCCCTCGGTGATGGGGGCAGTATCGCAACCTACCTCGAAAGCGACGGGCCGGGTATTCACCACCTCGCGTTCGCCACCGACGACGCCTCGGCCGCGCTCGACCGGGCCCGTGAGAGCGGGATCCAGACACTCGACGACGAGCCACGGCCAGGGGCGTGGGGTCACGATATCGCGTTTCTCCACCCGCGGGACACAGCGGGTGTCCTGGTCGAGTTCGTCGAGCATTAG
- a CDS encoding methylmalonyl-CoA mutase, large subunit (TIGRFAM: Methylmalonyl-CoA mutase, alpha chain, catalytic~KEGG: hsl:OE1721R methylmalonyl-CoA mutase subunit A~PFAM: Methylmalonyl-CoA mutase, alpha/beta chain, catalytic), with product MFDEEDLEAIREGKESWEAETYGPTVDRFGERKEPFTTDTGGQEVDPLYTPDDIAETEYDEDIGFPGEEPYTRGVYSTMHRGRLWTMRQYAGMGMANETNERFHYLLDQGQTGLSMAFDLPTQMGHDSDAAMAEGEVGRSGVAIDSIEDMKTVFDGIPLDEVSTSMTINAPASVLLALYIAVGDEQGVPREELRGTIQNDILKEYAARNTYIYPPAASMRLITDIFEFCAEETPKFNTISISGYHIREAGSTAAQEIAFTLGDGIEYVEAAIDAGLDVDEFAPQLSFFFNAHNNIFEEAAKFRAARRMWATIMEERFDAENPKSKQLKFHTQTGGSTLTAQQIENNVVRVSYQALAAVLGGTQSLHTNGKDEALALPTEKSVRTALRTQQILAHESGAADTIDPLAGSYYVESLTDELEEEAFDILDDVDQRGGMRGAIEDQWVQRQIQEVAFERQQEVEDGERIIVGVNEFEVEDGEPEMDLESIDEEDEQRQIDGLEQVREERDTPVVETALADLRTAADGEENVMPYIVDAVKAKATVGEVCNVMREVFSEYEQGVSV from the coding sequence ATGTTCGACGAGGAAGACCTCGAGGCCATCCGGGAGGGTAAGGAGTCCTGGGAGGCGGAGACCTACGGCCCGACCGTCGACCGGTTCGGCGAGCGCAAAGAGCCGTTCACGACCGATACCGGCGGTCAGGAGGTCGACCCTCTCTACACGCCCGACGACATCGCCGAGACGGAGTACGACGAGGATATCGGGTTCCCTGGCGAGGAGCCCTACACCCGCGGCGTCTACTCAACGATGCACCGCGGCCGCCTCTGGACGATGCGCCAGTACGCCGGGATGGGGATGGCAAACGAGACCAACGAGCGGTTCCACTACCTGCTGGACCAAGGCCAGACCGGGCTGTCGATGGCGTTCGACCTCCCAACCCAGATGGGTCACGACTCCGACGCCGCGATGGCGGAGGGGGAGGTGGGGCGGTCTGGCGTGGCGATCGACTCCATTGAGGACATGAAGACCGTCTTCGATGGCATCCCGCTGGACGAGGTGTCGACCTCGATGACCATCAACGCCCCTGCGAGCGTGTTGCTCGCCCTCTACATCGCCGTCGGCGACGAGCAGGGCGTGCCCCGAGAGGAGCTCCGGGGCACCATCCAGAACGACATTCTGAAAGAATACGCCGCGCGCAACACCTACATCTACCCGCCCGCGGCGTCGATGCGACTCATCACGGATATTTTCGAGTTCTGCGCAGAAGAGACGCCGAAGTTCAACACCATCTCCATCTCGGGCTACCACATCCGGGAGGCGGGCTCGACGGCGGCACAGGAAATCGCATTCACGCTGGGCGACGGCATCGAGTACGTCGAGGCGGCCATCGACGCCGGCCTTGACGTGGACGAGTTCGCGCCACAGCTCAGCTTCTTCTTCAACGCCCACAACAACATCTTCGAGGAGGCGGCGAAGTTCCGCGCAGCGCGGCGTATGTGGGCGACGATTATGGAGGAGCGTTTCGACGCGGAGAACCCCAAATCGAAGCAGCTGAAGTTCCACACCCAGACGGGTGGCTCGACGCTGACAGCCCAGCAGATTGAGAACAACGTCGTTCGAGTGTCCTACCAGGCCTTGGCCGCCGTCCTCGGCGGGACACAGAGCCTCCACACCAACGGGAAGGACGAGGCACTCGCACTCCCGACTGAGAAATCCGTCCGGACTGCGCTCCGAACCCAGCAGATTCTGGCCCACGAGTCCGGCGCAGCCGACACTATCGACCCGCTCGCGGGAAGTTACTACGTCGAGAGCCTCACGGACGAACTCGAAGAGGAGGCGTTCGACATCCTCGACGACGTGGACCAGCGCGGCGGGATGCGCGGGGCCATCGAGGACCAGTGGGTCCAGCGCCAGATTCAGGAGGTCGCCTTCGAGCGCCAGCAGGAGGTTGAGGATGGCGAGCGCATTATCGTCGGCGTCAACGAGTTCGAGGTCGAGGACGGTGAGCCAGAGATGGACCTTGAGTCCATCGACGAGGAGGACGAACAGCGACAGATCGACGGCCTCGAACAGGTTCGCGAGGAACGCGATACTCCGGTCGTCGAAACTGCACTCGCTGACCTCCGGACGGCTGCCGACGGCGAGGAGAACGTGATGCCCTACATCGTCGACGCGGTGAAAGCGAAGGCGACGGTCGGGGAGGTCTGTAACGTCATGCGAGAGGTGTTCAGCGAGTACGAGCAGGGCGTCTCGGTCTGA
- a CDS encoding hypothetical protein (KEGG: hje:HacjB3_10000 hypothetical protein): protein MSTVYTVFNAIHLLFAGLWAGATVFFAWRVQPLIATGDIGAVPTMAMGSGLRWLTRIGAVIFVVTGGHMAATRYGDGALFSTPRGHIVLAMLVLWLVTTGLVEMAMSKMEGELDNGRIQTAGKEIRTPLLAASVLLSVLLLLGGYLAA from the coding sequence ATGTCGACAGTGTACACGGTGTTCAATGCAATTCACCTCCTGTTTGCCGGCCTCTGGGCTGGCGCAACGGTCTTTTTCGCGTGGCGAGTGCAGCCGCTGATTGCAACGGGCGACATCGGCGCGGTGCCGACGATGGCGATGGGCTCCGGACTCCGCTGGCTCACCCGAATCGGTGCCGTGATTTTTGTCGTGACTGGTGGCCATATGGCGGCAACGCGGTACGGAGACGGCGCGCTCTTCTCGACGCCGCGGGGCCACATCGTCCTCGCGATGCTGGTGCTCTGGCTAGTCACCACCGGACTGGTCGAGATGGCCATGAGCAAGATGGAGGGCGAACTCGACAACGGGCGTATCCAGACGGCGGGGAAGGAGATTCGAACGCCGCTGCTTGCCGCGTCCGTGCTCCTGAGCGTCCTGCTGCTGTTGGGCGGCTATCTGGCAGCCTGA
- a CDS encoding O-methyltransferase family 3 (PFAM: O-methyltransferase, family 3~KEGG: hbo:Hbor_18550 O-methyltransferase) — translation MQSDAIQRYIRATGASHSEVQGEMVAYAHQHEFPIIGPDAGAVLRLLARMTDAGTVFEFGSGYGYSASWFLAGGADEIVLTEIDEAELDMARSFLARAGHGDRVQYELGDALDVVGEYDGPFDLVLIDHDKPRYTDGFEEVREKVPEGGVIVADNMIRGPIDVEALSAFFADEEPLPEDASEETAGIADYVDHVRADPAFESFILPVGSGICLSTRVAPRE, via the coding sequence ATGCAGTCAGATGCCATCCAGCGATATATCCGTGCGACGGGCGCGAGCCACAGCGAGGTGCAGGGGGAGATGGTGGCCTACGCCCACCAGCATGAGTTCCCCATCATCGGCCCCGATGCGGGCGCCGTGCTCCGGCTGCTCGCCCGGATGACCGATGCTGGCACCGTCTTCGAGTTCGGCTCTGGCTACGGCTACAGCGCCTCGTGGTTCCTCGCGGGCGGCGCCGACGAAATCGTCCTCACGGAAATCGACGAGGCAGAACTGGACATGGCGCGGTCGTTCCTCGCCCGCGCGGGCCACGGCGACCGCGTTCAGTACGAACTCGGCGATGCCCTTGACGTCGTTGGGGAGTACGACGGCCCCTTCGACCTGGTGCTCATCGACCACGACAAGCCGCGCTACACCGACGGCTTCGAGGAGGTTCGGGAGAAGGTGCCGGAGGGCGGTGTCATCGTCGCCGACAACATGATTCGCGGTCCCATCGACGTGGAGGCACTCTCGGCGTTCTTTGCGGATGAGGAACCCCTGCCGGAGGACGCCAGCGAGGAGACGGCGGGCATCGCCGACTACGTGGACCACGTCCGGGCCGACCCGGCCTTCGAGTCGTTCATCCTCCCCGTTGGCTCCGGAATCTGTCTCAGCACGCGCGTCGCGCCGCGGGAGTAG
- a CDS encoding hydrolase CocE/NonD family protein (TIGRFAM: CocE/NonD hydrolase~KEGG: hwa:HQ1933A X-Pro dipeptidyl-peptidase), giving the protein MARDLEYGVAVTHDVPVTTRDGVELATDIYRPTDPETGEPVEEPQPALLYRTPYDKRTRSHIEEQGRYYAARGYVVALQDVRGRFASEGEFYLLKNEAEDGADTVEWLAGRDYCDGQVGTMGTSYMAWTQSALATQDPDGLAAMFVNQGAASAWDAVLRHNGAFELRWLTWAFTLGGPVDPEFTADVVTGESGDPAVQRQLVNTDTGDLLADWPVLPGQSPLRHAPAYEEWAFDFLTTPGESAFWDDPSINFADNYEELADVPTVYSGSWYDSYTKATCDNFAALSDRQESDQFLIMGPWTHGGQRTWTRTFSGETAFGDAAAVDYLATRLAFFDQYLKDRETWADQPAVSYFRMGVDSGEETTAAEPEETVLPAGANPTVVDEPRGNGEGRLSHGGRWAEADSWPLPGTEFTRFYAHGDGTLSREQPTKQVSATTYEFDPRDPVPTVGGNCSSYYTFEECDESLADLPVSSRRTESLTGRGGFDQRSREWSVGVDDPQPLGERDDVVVFRTLPLEEPVEIAGPIRVSVYGETDGPDTDFTAKLIDEYPASAKYPEGFALNVADSICRGRYRGWRREADLLTSDEVYEFEMAPYPTANRFGAGHRIRLDISSSNFPRYDVNTNTSEHSGTTRELRVATNTVHHSSEYPTHVELPLRPR; this is encoded by the coding sequence ATGGCGAGAGATCTGGAGTACGGCGTCGCCGTCACCCACGACGTCCCGGTCACAACACGGGATGGCGTCGAGCTAGCGACCGACATCTACCGACCCACCGACCCGGAGACGGGCGAGCCAGTCGAGGAGCCCCAGCCGGCGCTGCTCTACCGGACCCCCTACGATAAGCGCACGCGGAGCCACATCGAGGAGCAGGGGCGGTACTACGCCGCCCGGGGCTACGTCGTCGCGCTGCAGGACGTCCGCGGCCGCTTCGCGAGCGAGGGGGAGTTCTATCTCCTCAAGAACGAGGCCGAGGACGGCGCCGATACGGTGGAGTGGCTCGCGGGTCGCGACTACTGCGACGGACAGGTCGGCACGATGGGCACCTCCTACATGGCCTGGACGCAGTCCGCGCTGGCGACGCAGGACCCCGACGGGCTGGCCGCGATGTTCGTCAATCAGGGCGCTGCGAGCGCGTGGGACGCCGTGCTCCGCCACAACGGCGCCTTCGAGCTCCGCTGGCTGACGTGGGCGTTCACCCTCGGCGGCCCGGTCGACCCCGAGTTTACGGCCGACGTGGTCACCGGCGAGTCGGGCGACCCGGCTGTTCAGCGTCAGCTCGTCAACACCGATACCGGCGACCTGCTGGCTGACTGGCCCGTGCTGCCCGGTCAGTCGCCGCTCCGGCACGCGCCGGCCTACGAGGAGTGGGCGTTCGACTTCCTCACGACGCCCGGTGAGTCGGCGTTCTGGGACGACCCAAGCATCAACTTCGCTGACAACTACGAAGAGCTGGCCGACGTGCCGACGGTCTACTCCGGCTCGTGGTACGACTCCTACACGAAGGCGACCTGCGACAACTTCGCGGCGCTCTCCGATCGGCAGGAGAGCGACCAGTTCCTCATCATGGGGCCGTGGACTCACGGCGGACAGAGAACCTGGACGCGAACGTTCTCCGGCGAAACCGCGTTCGGGGACGCAGCTGCCGTCGACTATCTCGCGACCCGACTGGCGTTCTTCGATCAGTACTTGAAGGACCGTGAAACGTGGGCCGACCAGCCCGCTGTGTCATACTTCCGGATGGGCGTTGACAGCGGCGAGGAGACCACTGCTGCCGAACCCGAGGAGACCGTTCTCCCGGCAGGTGCGAACCCCACGGTGGTCGACGAGCCCCGGGGGAACGGCGAGGGACGCCTCAGTCACGGCGGCAGGTGGGCCGAGGCCGACTCGTGGCCCCTGCCGGGGACCGAGTTCACCCGATTCTACGCCCACGGCGACGGCACGCTCTCGCGCGAGCAGCCTACCAAGCAGGTCAGCGCAACGACGTACGAGTTCGACCCGCGCGACCCGGTGCCGACAGTCGGCGGCAACTGCTCGTCGTACTACACGTTCGAGGAGTGCGACGAGTCGCTGGCGGATCTCCCGGTGTCGAGCCGGCGGACGGAGAGCCTCACGGGCCGCGGCGGCTTCGACCAGCGCAGCCGCGAGTGGAGCGTCGGCGTCGACGACCCCCAGCCGCTGGGTGAGCGCGACGACGTGGTGGTGTTCCGAACGCTGCCGCTCGAGGAGCCGGTCGAGATTGCTGGCCCCATCCGGGTCTCCGTCTACGGTGAGACCGATGGGCCGGATACGGACTTCACCGCGAAGCTGATTGACGAGTATCCCGCCTCAGCGAAGTACCCCGAGGGGTTCGCGCTCAACGTCGCGGACTCCATCTGCCGGGGGCGCTACCGCGGCTGGCGTCGCGAGGCGGACCTGCTCACCTCCGACGAGGTGTATGAGTTCGAGATGGCGCCGTATCCGACGGCCAACCGGTTCGGGGCCGGCCACCGCATCCGGCTGGATATCTCCTCCTCGAACTTCCCGCGCTATGACGTGAACACGAACACGTCGGAGCACTCCGGCACGACGCGGGAGCTCCGGGTCGCCACTAACACCGTCCACCACAGCAGCGAGTACCCGACTCACGTGGAACTCCCGCTCCGGCCGCGCTAG
- a CDS encoding Creatininase (PFAM: Creatininase~KEGG: hbo:Hbor_19960 hypothetical protein), translated as MYVADQTWPDLAEYVAEESVAIVPLGSTEQHGPHLPLSTDHVIAEGLAREAAERTGFLCTPTVNVGVSEHHRQFHGTMWVSPMAFREYVESLTRNLTYHGIDRVVFVNAHGGNSQHLQEVGRRLRGTEEAFATPWMWDDSIPELVDEVFETNGPHAGPKETSMLLHLDRENVKPEEFENARDGGLKDLSAAGHTHHGARVHYDAIENADNGAFGDQTDASAEKGEQLFEAACDELVHLLEWLDDQRFADLMPETHVDPEPGSRRENQGEWL; from the coding sequence ATGTACGTCGCAGATCAGACGTGGCCCGACCTCGCAGAGTATGTGGCCGAGGAGTCAGTCGCCATCGTCCCGCTTGGATCGACCGAACAGCACGGCCCGCACCTCCCGCTGTCGACGGACCACGTCATCGCGGAGGGACTGGCCCGAGAAGCCGCCGAGCGAACGGGGTTCCTCTGTACGCCCACGGTGAACGTCGGCGTCAGCGAGCACCACCGCCAGTTCCACGGCACCATGTGGGTCTCGCCGATGGCGTTCCGGGAGTACGTCGAGAGCCTCACGCGAAACCTCACCTACCACGGGATCGACCGGGTCGTCTTTGTCAACGCCCACGGCGGGAACAGCCAGCACCTCCAGGAGGTCGGCCGCCGACTCCGTGGAACAGAGGAAGCGTTCGCCACGCCGTGGATGTGGGATGATTCGATTCCGGAGCTTGTCGACGAGGTGTTCGAGACGAACGGCCCCCACGCGGGCCCGAAGGAGACCTCGATGCTGCTGCATCTCGACCGCGAGAACGTGAAGCCCGAGGAGTTCGAGAACGCCCGCGACGGCGGCCTGAAGGACCTCTCCGCGGCGGGCCACACACACCACGGCGCCCGCGTCCACTACGACGCCATCGAGAACGCCGACAACGGTGCCTTCGGCGACCAGACGGACGCGTCCGCCGAGAAAGGTGAACAGCTGTTTGAGGCGGCCTGCGACGAACTGGTCCACCTGCTGGAGTGGCTCGACGATCAACGGTTTGCGGACCTGATGCCCGAGACTCACGTCGACCCGGAGCCGGGGAGCCGTCGCGAGAACCAAGGGGAATGGCTCTAG
- a CDS encoding Nascent polypeptide-associated complex protein (TIGRFAM: Nascent polypeptide-associated complex (NAC), archaeal~HAMAP: Nascent polypeptide-associated complex protein~KEGG: hbo:Hbor_18540 nascent polypeptide associated complex nac~PFAM: Ubiquitin-associated/translation elongation factor EF1B, N-terminal; Nascent polypeptide-associated complex NAC), whose protein sequence is MFGGGGLNPRKMQQMMKQMGIDVEDIDAEEVIIRTEDEELVFEAPEVTQMDAQGQQTYQIVGEPDSRPRGDEGAAAAVESGDGEGESAESGGIPDADVEIVAQRAGVTESTARKTLETHDGDLAAAVSELES, encoded by the coding sequence ATGTTTGGAGGCGGCGGACTCAACCCGCGCAAGATGCAACAGATGATGAAGCAGATGGGCATCGACGTCGAGGATATCGACGCCGAAGAGGTCATCATCCGGACCGAGGACGAGGAACTCGTCTTCGAGGCGCCGGAGGTGACCCAGATGGACGCCCAGGGCCAGCAGACCTACCAGATCGTCGGCGAGCCCGATTCGCGCCCGCGTGGTGATGAGGGCGCCGCCGCGGCTGTCGAGAGCGGCGACGGGGAAGGCGAGAGTGCCGAGAGCGGCGGCATCCCCGACGCCGACGTGGAGATTGTGGCCCAGCGCGCGGGCGTCACGGAGTCTACCGCCCGAAAGACGCTGGAGACGCACGACGGCGACCTCGCAGCGGCCGTCTCGGAGCTCGAGTCGTAA
- a CDS encoding Methyltransferase type 12 (PFAM: Methyltransferase type 12~KEGG: hbo:Hbor_18530 tRNA(1-methyladenosine) methyltransferase-like methyltransferase) — translation MRALLLVHDDNREYVRHPGDELQTDLGVLDVPEDVEPGDVLETHLGEPFTARELRGPDLFEHFERTGAPMMPRDIGLVMGHTGASGGGRVLDAGTGTGVLSAYLGRAGAEVTTYETDPEFAEVARGNMELAGVEDAVDVRAGDVTEALDDLTAGEGFDVVTLDTADAPSVVEHAGDLLVDGGFVSVYSPFVEAVRETTEAAREAGLTDIRTFETIQRRMDVGDRGTRPSTAGVGHTGYLTFARQR, via the coding sequence GTGCGCGCGCTTCTACTCGTTCACGACGACAACCGCGAGTACGTCCGCCATCCCGGCGACGAGCTGCAGACCGACCTTGGGGTACTCGATGTGCCCGAGGACGTGGAACCCGGTGATGTACTGGAGACGCATCTCGGCGAACCGTTCACAGCCCGCGAACTCCGCGGGCCGGACCTCTTCGAGCATTTCGAGCGCACCGGCGCACCGATGATGCCGCGAGATATCGGGCTGGTGATGGGCCACACCGGCGCTAGCGGCGGCGGCCGTGTGCTCGACGCCGGCACCGGGACCGGTGTGCTTTCGGCCTACCTCGGCCGCGCAGGCGCCGAGGTCACCACCTACGAGACGGACCCAGAGTTCGCTGAGGTCGCTCGCGGGAACATGGAGTTGGCGGGGGTCGAAGACGCTGTGGACGTCCGAGCCGGCGATGTGACGGAGGCACTCGACGATCTCACTGCGGGCGAAGGGTTCGACGTGGTGACGCTCGACACCGCCGACGCGCCGTCGGTCGTCGAGCACGCCGGGGACCTGCTGGTCGACGGTGGGTTCGTCAGCGTCTACTCGCCGTTCGTGGAGGCCGTGCGGGAGACGACCGAAGCGGCCCGCGAAGCCGGGCTGACGGATATCCGGACGTTCGAGACGATTCAGCGCCGGATGGACGTGGGTGACCGTGGGACTCGGCCGTCGACCGCGGGAGTCGGCCACACGGGCTATCTTACGTTCGCGAGACAGCGATAG